From Chryseobacterium sp. IHB B 17019, one genomic window encodes:
- a CDS encoding DUF6146 family protein, with amino-acid sequence MKNVILLLIFSLLPFSYSAQTDPKNDKEKSEMKPSKNEDGEWDLTVIDTQFDYFLNAIAKPISQYSESYLKTKNMLLVSEWNSYYFSGRYRNIIESSIDYDPKENYGLKFEYKLYQVFAYVNWKYGLRMNGLSGSDTTRY; translated from the coding sequence ATGAAAAATGTAATCTTATTATTAATTTTTTCTCTTTTACCTTTCAGTTATTCTGCACAGACTGACCCAAAAAACGATAAAGAGAAATCAGAGATGAAACCTTCAAAAAATGAAGACGGAGAATGGGATCTTACAGTAATTGATACTCAGTTTGATTATTTCCTGAATGCAATTGCGAAGCCTATCAGTCAATATTCAGAATCTTATTTAAAAACTAAAAATATGCTTCTGGTAAGTGAATGGAATTCTTATTACTTTTCCGGAAGATATCGAAATATCATAGAATCTTCAATTGATTATGACCCTAAAGAAAATTATGGATTAAAATTCGAGTATAAATTGTACCAGGTTTTTGCGTATGTCAACTGGAAGTATGGGTTGCGGATGAATGGGCTTTCGGGAAGTGATACCACAAGATATTAA
- a CDS encoding LUD domain-containing protein yields the protein MNLFKRIVSKLTNQPEEEEAQSLEKLGDSLKNADLDYKFAQLFTHSGGFFNYCADEAEALQTLNQIVKIEGISNIFCWDRDLQNFLNVVKSPYTSELQTNNDAAFITCEYLIAYDGRIMLSHNNILHYHSSRLPSKIIIMANVSQIVNNLNDAMGKIKRNGNIKNLTSISGSQSKMDTSSNTNTKLFLLLLED from the coding sequence TTGAATTTATTCAAGAGGATTGTAAGCAAACTGACAAACCAGCCTGAGGAAGAAGAAGCTCAGAGTTTGGAAAAGCTGGGAGATTCGCTCAAAAATGCGGATCTTGATTATAAGTTTGCGCAATTATTTACGCATTCAGGGGGATTTTTCAATTATTGTGCAGATGAGGCGGAAGCTCTACAGACTTTAAATCAAATCGTTAAAATAGAAGGAATCAGCAATATTTTCTGTTGGGATAGAGACCTCCAGAATTTTTTGAATGTTGTGAAATCTCCGTATACCTCAGAGCTGCAGACCAACAATGATGCTGCTTTCATCACCTGTGAGTATTTGATTGCTTATGATGGAAGGATTATGCTTTCTCACAATAATATTCTTCATTACCATTCTTCAAGGCTTCCTAGTAAAATTATCATTATGGCAAACGTTTCACAGATCGTGAACAACCTGAATGACGCAATGGGGAAAATTAAGAGAAACGGAAATATCAAAAATCTTACTTCTATCAGCGGAAGCCAATCCAAAATGGATACCTCTTCCAATACCAATACAAAACTGTTTTTATTGTTGCTTGAGGATTAA
- a CDS encoding superoxide dismutase produces MSFELPKLGYAYDALEPTIDARTMEIHHTKHHQAYIDNLNNAIKGTDLEGKTIEEICQTGTDKPAVRNNGGGHFNHTLFWEILTPGGSKEPVGNVKAAIENYGGLEKFKTDFSDAAKTRFGSGWAWLVKNADGSVAVTSTPNQDNPLMPVSDVKGTPVLGLDVWEHAYYLNYQNRRPDYVAAFFSVVNWDKVEELFNK; encoded by the coding sequence ATGTCATTTGAATTACCAAAATTAGGATATGCTTACGATGCATTAGAGCCGACTATTGATGCAAGAACAATGGAGATTCACCATACAAAGCACCACCAAGCATATATCGACAATTTAAATAATGCCATTAAAGGAACTGATCTGGAAGGAAAAACAATAGAAGAAATCTGCCAGACAGGAACAGATAAGCCTGCGGTAAGAAACAATGGAGGAGGACATTTCAATCACACGTTATTCTGGGAGATTTTAACACCTGGAGGTAGCAAAGAACCTGTAGGAAACGTAAAAGCTGCGATCGAAAACTATGGCGGACTTGAAAAGTTTAAAACAGATTTTTCTGATGCTGCTAAAACAAGATTCGGTTCAGGATGGGCATGGTTGGTAAAAAATGCTGACGGTTCCGTAGCGGTAACTTCTACTCCAAACCAAGATAACCCGTTGATGCCTGTTTCAGACGTAAAAGGAACTCCGGTTTTAGGACTTGACGTTTGGGAGCATGCTTACTATTTGAACTATCAAAACAGAAGACCTGACTATGTTGCTGCATTTTTCTCTGTGGTAAACTGGGATAAAGTTGAGGAATTATTCAACAAATAA
- the ftsH gene encoding ATP-dependent zinc metalloprotease FtsH, which produces MNNKGFNWFFPIAIIALLLFFIPNFFGDSSAKTIDEDGFFREMQAGKVQNIIIYKDTEKADVFLTQAAKTATVKTKENDPFSAFSMAPKADFSVKYGDLQLFLQKFDQVRATNPAIKTSKDYGTGKSQFMEIIVPALIWIGIFGLFYFLLFRKMGGGGGPGGQIFSIGKSKAKLFDEKERIQVTFKDVAGLEGAKEEVQEVVDFLKNSEKYTKLGGKIPKGVLLVGPPGTGKTLLAKAVAGEAKVPFFSLSGSDFVEMFVGVGASRVRDLFAQAKAKSPAIIFIDEIDAIGRARGKNNFSGGNDERENTLNQLLTEMDGFGTDTNVIVMAATNRADILDKALMRAGRFDRSIYVDLPELHERRQIFDVHLKKIKLDDTVDREFLAKQTPGFSGADIANVCNEAALIAARNNHTSVNKQDFLDAVDRIIGGLEKKNKAIKPSEKKRVAYHEAGHATISWLVEHASPLLKVTIVPRGRSLGAAWYLPEERQLTTTEQMLDEMCATLGGRAAEQVIFNNISTGALSDLESVTKRAQAMVTIYGLSPNIGNISYYDSSGQSEYSFGKPYSEETAKKIDIEIKGIIENQYDRAVQILTDNKDKLDALATKLLEKEVIFREDLEEVFGKRAWDPELTEKPVTNTIPANGESAEPILIKEKEREEESEIQAPESPTQL; this is translated from the coding sequence ATGAACAATAAAGGATTTAACTGGTTTTTTCCGATTGCGATCATAGCTCTTTTGTTATTCTTTATCCCTAATTTTTTTGGTGATAGCAGTGCAAAGACTATTGATGAAGATGGTTTCTTCAGAGAAATGCAGGCGGGAAAAGTTCAGAACATTATAATTTACAAAGATACTGAGAAAGCTGATGTGTTCCTTACACAGGCTGCAAAAACAGCAACGGTTAAGACTAAAGAAAATGATCCGTTTTCTGCATTCTCAATGGCTCCAAAAGCAGATTTTTCTGTTAAATATGGGGACCTTCAGCTTTTCCTTCAAAAATTTGATCAGGTAAGAGCAACCAATCCGGCAATTAAGACAAGTAAAGATTACGGCACAGGGAAAAGTCAATTTATGGAGATTATTGTTCCGGCTTTAATCTGGATTGGAATTTTTGGATTATTCTATTTCCTTCTTTTCAGAAAGATGGGCGGCGGCGGAGGTCCCGGCGGACAAATTTTCTCTATCGGAAAATCTAAAGCTAAACTTTTTGATGAAAAAGAAAGAATTCAGGTGACATTTAAAGATGTTGCGGGTCTTGAAGGGGCTAAAGAAGAAGTTCAGGAAGTAGTAGATTTCCTGAAAAACTCAGAAAAATATACGAAGCTGGGAGGCAAAATTCCTAAGGGTGTCCTTTTAGTAGGGCCCCCGGGAACTGGTAAAACGTTATTGGCGAAAGCTGTGGCAGGTGAAGCTAAAGTTCCTTTCTTCTCGCTTTCAGGTTCGGATTTCGTGGAAATGTTTGTTGGGGTAGGAGCTTCGAGGGTAAGAGATCTTTTTGCCCAGGCTAAAGCTAAATCTCCGGCAATTATCTTCATCGATGAGATTGATGCAATCGGTCGTGCAAGAGGAAAAAACAATTTCTCTGGCGGAAACGACGAAAGAGAAAATACACTAAACCAGCTTCTTACGGAAATGGATGGTTTCGGAACAGATACCAACGTAATCGTAATGGCAGCAACCAACAGAGCAGATATCCTTGATAAAGCTTTGATGAGAGCAGGGCGTTTTGACCGTTCAATCTATGTAGACCTTCCGGAATTACACGAAAGAAGACAGATTTTTGATGTTCATTTAAAGAAGATCAAGCTTGATGATACGGTAGACAGAGAGTTTTTAGCAAAACAAACTCCAGGATTCAGTGGAGCAGATATTGCGAACGTTTGTAACGAAGCAGCATTAATTGCAGCCAGAAACAATCATACATCAGTAAACAAGCAGGATTTCCTTGACGCTGTAGACAGAATCATCGGCGGTCTTGAAAAGAAAAATAAAGCCATCAAACCTTCAGAAAAGAAAAGAGTGGCTTATCACGAAGCGGGTCACGCTACAATTTCATGGTTGGTAGAGCATGCTTCGCCACTATTGAAAGTAACGATTGTTCCGAGAGGACGTTCTTTAGGTGCAGCGTGGTATCTTCCGGAAGAAAGACAACTGACTACAACCGAACAAATGTTAGACGAAATGTGTGCTACATTAGGAGGTAGAGCAGCAGAGCAGGTGATCTTTAACAATATCTCAACAGGTGCATTATCCGACTTGGAAAGTGTAACGAAGAGAGCTCAAGCAATGGTAACGATCTACGGTTTGAGTCCGAATATTGGTAATATTTCTTACTATGACAGCTCAGGGCAGTCGGAATATTCTTTCGGGAAACCTTATTCTGAAGAAACGGCTAAGAAAATTGATATTGAGATCAAAGGAATTATCGAAAATCAATATGACAGAGCGGTTCAGATTTTAACGGATAATAAAGATAAGCTGGATGCGCTTGCGACTAAGCTTTTAGAAAAAGAAGTAATCTTCCGTGAAGATTTGGAAGAAGTATTCGGGAAAAGGGCTTGGGATCCGGAATTGACGGAAAAGCCCGTAACCAATACAATTCCTGCTAATGGAGAATCAGCAGAACCGATTCTAATTAAAGAAAAGGAAAGAGAAGAAGAAAGTGAAATTCAGGCTCCAGAAAGCCCGACTCAACTTTAA
- a CDS encoding DUF4293 family protein, whose translation MLQRIQTIWTFLAVLAAVFLFVTGQDVIISDSFPVLNIGCIVLVLVGLLSVFSFKNRKRQILLNNISIIINALLIGVLIYWLLKLSGGIQVPEKGIEPIFPLIAIICLFIANIYIKKDERLVKSVDRLR comes from the coding sequence ATGTTACAAAGAATACAGACTATATGGACTTTTTTGGCAGTTTTAGCTGCTGTGTTTCTGTTCGTTACAGGACAGGATGTTATCATTTCTGATAGTTTTCCTGTGCTTAATATTGGCTGTATTGTGCTTGTTTTGGTTGGATTACTGAGTGTATTCAGCTTTAAAAACAGAAAAAGACAAATTTTGCTGAACAATATCAGCATCATTATAAACGCTTTGTTGATTGGTGTATTGATTTACTGGTTACTAAAATTATCCGGAGGAATTCAGGTTCCTGAGAAGGGTATTGAGCCAATTTTTCCATTGATTGCGATTATCTGTTTGTTTATTGCAAACATTTACATCAAAAAAGATGAGAGGCTCGTAAAATCTGTAGACAGACTTCGATAG
- a CDS encoding ABC transporter ATP-binding protein has translation MNQYLKILKFARPHRKYIYGSLFFNIMYSVFQIASLGTILPVLGMLFGTIKPEKYETAPVYSGEVVDFFKYLKEYSNYYVQTLVTEHGALNVLAWLCIVTAFMFLLRNFFRYLGSFLLINYRVGVTKDLRSAMYNKILSLPVSFFTERRKGDLMSRMSNDVGEVEGNILGSLIELINAPFMLISTLITLFFLSPEMTLFSLLVLPVMGTMIALVGKSLKKDSHEAQHEMGNIFSIVDETLKSSKVIKIFNAEKIMGNRFSQSMQKWINSSISLGRKKELASPMSEFLGSITFLIIAWYGGKQIIVEQSISPADFLVFLGMFFQILPPAKSLSTSISNVQKGEASLERVLDILDADVKIDEVASPVEISTLNNQIEFNNIGFYYDKDHTILKNFSLIIPKGKTVALVGQSGSGKTTIANLLARFYDVSEGEILIDGTNIKNLKLKEYRQLLGMVTQESVLFNDSVYNNILMGKPDATKEEVIAAAKIANADSFITHLPEGYDSNIGDDGGKLSGGQKQRVSIARAVLKNPPIMILDEATSALDTESERFVQDALEKMMENRTSLVIAHRLSTIQKADWIVVMEKGDIVEQGTHHDLIAKRGMYHKLVELQNFD, from the coding sequence ATGAATCAATATCTTAAAATACTTAAGTTCGCAAGGCCTCACCGAAAATACATCTACGGAAGTTTGTTTTTCAACATCATGTATTCTGTATTTCAGATTGCTTCCTTAGGGACAATCCTGCCGGTTTTGGGAATGCTTTTCGGAACTATAAAACCTGAAAAATATGAAACCGCCCCTGTTTATTCCGGAGAAGTGGTAGATTTTTTTAAATATCTGAAAGAATATTCCAATTACTATGTTCAGACTTTGGTCACAGAGCATGGTGCATTGAACGTTTTGGCCTGGTTATGCATTGTAACTGCCTTTATGTTTTTATTGAGGAATTTTTTCCGTTATCTGGGCTCTTTCTTACTGATTAATTATCGTGTAGGAGTTACAAAAGATCTTCGTAGTGCGATGTACAATAAAATTCTTTCCTTGCCGGTTTCATTTTTTACAGAGCGTAGAAAAGGTGATTTAATGTCCCGTATGTCCAATGATGTGGGTGAAGTAGAAGGTAACATTTTGGGAAGTTTAATTGAATTGATCAATGCCCCGTTTATGTTAATCAGTACATTGATTACTTTATTTTTTTTAAGTCCGGAAATGACGCTTTTCTCTTTACTGGTATTGCCGGTGATGGGGACGATGATTGCGTTGGTGGGGAAAAGCTTAAAAAAGGATTCCCATGAAGCCCAACATGAAATGGGTAACATATTTTCCATTGTAGATGAAACGTTGAAATCTTCAAAAGTTATTAAGATTTTCAATGCTGAAAAAATCATGGGCAACAGATTCTCGCAATCGATGCAAAAATGGATCAACAGCTCCATCAGCTTGGGAAGAAAAAAAGAATTGGCCTCTCCGATGAGCGAATTTTTAGGATCTATTACGTTCTTAATTATCGCTTGGTACGGTGGAAAACAAATCATCGTGGAACAATCAATTTCCCCGGCAGATTTCTTGGTTTTCTTAGGAATGTTTTTCCAGATCTTACCTCCGGCGAAAAGTTTATCAACGTCTATTTCTAATGTACAAAAGGGAGAAGCTTCCCTGGAAAGAGTCCTGGATATTCTTGATGCCGACGTGAAAATTGATGAAGTAGCAAGCCCTGTCGAGATTTCTACCCTTAATAATCAGATTGAGTTTAATAATATTGGTTTTTACTATGATAAAGACCACACGATTCTTAAAAATTTCTCTTTAATAATTCCAAAAGGAAAAACAGTCGCACTTGTGGGGCAAAGTGGTAGTGGAAAAACCACCATCGCCAATCTTTTAGCCAGATTTTATGATGTTTCAGAAGGTGAAATCCTTATTGACGGCACTAATATTAAAAATTTAAAATTAAAAGAATACCGCCAGCTTTTAGGGATGGTAACCCAAGAATCTGTATTATTCAACGATTCTGTTTATAATAACATTCTGATGGGTAAGCCTGATGCGACGAAGGAAGAAGTCATTGCAGCAGCAAAAATCGCCAATGCAGATTCATTTATTACCCATCTTCCGGAAGGCTACGATTCTAATATCGGGGATGATGGAGGAAAACTCTCCGGAGGCCAGAAACAAAGGGTTTCTATCGCAAGAGCGGTATTGAAAAATCCGCCGATTATGATTTTGGATGAAGCAACTTCCGCATTGGATACAGAATCCGAAAGGTTCGTTCAGGATGCGCTGGAAAAAATGATGGAAAACAGAACTTCCCTGGTGATCGCTCACCGACTTTCAACTATTCAGAAAGCCGACTGGATCGTAGTTATGGAAAAAGGTGACATCGTAGAACAGGGAACTCACCATGACCTCATCGCGAAAAGAGGAATGTATCACAAGCTTGTTGAGCTTCAAAATTTTGACTAA
- a CDS encoding M28 family peptidase — MKKLTYLTFTLFSIFSFAQEVSKERVQTVLSTLASDEMKGREIGTQENENAANYIAKLFKENNLEYCTGNSYLVPFDYQGKTAYNVCGIKKGKTDKYLGFSGHFDHIGTSNNPKDNIYNGADDDASGITTLVGIADYFKNKKPDFSMVFIAFNGEEKGMLGSRAISQDKNLDKIYNNLTTLFNFEMVATESQFGKNGLFMTGDEFSDLDELFNQNAVNGLKINPDPYASEQLFYRSDNVSFVKKKIIAHSFSTVDMTKATHYHNESDDVNVVDFENMTQIINNFGKTLEKLNPKNFTPKYNDKVKF; from the coding sequence ATGAAAAAACTAACCTATCTCACCTTTACCCTATTCTCCATTTTCTCCTTTGCACAGGAAGTTTCAAAAGAAAGAGTCCAAACCGTTCTTTCAACATTGGCTTCGGATGAAATGAAAGGCCGCGAAATCGGGACTCAGGAAAATGAAAACGCAGCAAATTATATTGCCAAACTTTTTAAAGAAAACAATTTAGAATATTGTACAGGGAATTCTTACCTGGTTCCATTTGATTATCAAGGAAAAACTGCGTACAACGTTTGTGGAATTAAAAAAGGAAAAACAGACAAATATTTAGGTTTCTCAGGCCATTTTGATCACATCGGAACAAGTAATAATCCAAAAGACAATATTTACAACGGAGCCGACGACGATGCCAGCGGAATTACAACCTTGGTAGGAATTGCAGATTATTTTAAAAATAAAAAGCCTGATTTTTCTATGGTTTTCATCGCTTTTAATGGAGAAGAAAAGGGAATGCTGGGATCAAGAGCTATTTCTCAGGACAAAAATTTAGATAAAATTTACAATAATCTTACTACCCTTTTCAATTTTGAAATGGTGGCCACAGAATCTCAATTCGGGAAAAATGGATTATTCATGACAGGTGACGAATTTTCTGATCTTGACGAACTATTTAATCAAAATGCAGTTAATGGTTTGAAAATCAACCCAGATCCTTACGCTTCTGAACAGTTATTTTACAGATCGGATAATGTAAGTTTTGTTAAAAAGAAAATTATTGCCCATTCTTTTTCAACGGTTGACATGACGAAAGCAACACATTATCATAATGAAAGTGACGATGTGAATGTAGTTGATTTCGAAAATATGACGCAAATTATCAACAATTTCGGAAAGACACTGGAAAAGCTCAATCCGAAGAATTTTACCCCGAAATATAATGATAAAGTAAAATTTTAA
- a CDS encoding DUF1801 domain-containing protein, giving the protein MNPIQEYFYRIEEPDRSTLLFLRKKILESDTENITETLSFGLPFFKYKKKMLCYLYYSKKYKKHYVSFYHGDRLDHPELLQEGRKKFKILLIDMGEDLPVEFILRLIDEVKKYIK; this is encoded by the coding sequence ATGAACCCAATACAAGAGTATTTCTACAGAATTGAAGAGCCTGATAGAAGTACTCTTCTTTTTTTACGCAAAAAAATATTAGAATCCGACACGGAAAATATTACTGAAACATTGAGCTTTGGGCTGCCTTTTTTCAAGTATAAAAAGAAAATGCTGTGTTATCTGTATTACAGCAAAAAATATAAAAAACATTACGTAAGCTTCTATCACGGTGACAGGTTGGATCATCCGGAGCTGCTTCAGGAAGGCAGAAAGAAGTTTAAAATCCTTTTAATTGATATGGGTGAGGATTTGCCGGTGGAGTTTATTTTGAGGCTGATTGATGAGGTTAAAAAGTATATTAAGTAG
- the rho gene encoding transcription termination factor Rho → MFNIETLRSKSVTELAKILKDLGVKVARNSTENDKIFAILDFQASNPKVAKEYFNATETNMNTEETPAEKPAKAPARKAAPKKTAARPKAETKAPTEERPQAEEKTEIEKISEDPKPEEIKAEPLTTEETAASQAKKKRKRVSAPNTGNTEISQERTEAPKNTESQESAPAEEKPSNPQAQARPQKGQHNNPHNNGNQHRNQNPNQNQNQNPNQNKQQQQQQHSERQEEHHEQKKEFSFDGMVSIEGVLEILPDNYGFLRSSDFSYISSPDDVYVSTAQIRNFGLKTGDTVRGIVRLPKEGEKYFSLLKPIEVNGRDLAFIKDRVAFEYLTPLFPEEKFNLAGKEATISTRVVDLFAPIGKGQRAMIVAQPKTGKTMLLKDIANSIAANHPEVYMMVLLIDERPEEVTDMERSVNAEVIASTFDEAADKHVKVANLVLAKAQRMVECGHDVVILLDSITRLARAYNTVTPASGKVLSGGVDANALHKPKRFFGAARKIEGGGSLTIIATALIDTGSKMDEVIFEEFKGTGNMELQLDRKIANRRIYPAIDLVSSSTRRDDLLLDEVTSQRMWIFRKYLSEMNPVEAMEFVNKNIRGTLNNEEFLMSMNK, encoded by the coding sequence ATGTTTAACATTGAAACGTTAAGGTCAAAATCCGTAACGGAACTGGCTAAAATCTTAAAGGATTTGGGCGTTAAAGTTGCAAGAAACAGCACTGAAAATGACAAAATCTTTGCAATTCTGGACTTTCAGGCTTCAAATCCCAAAGTGGCGAAAGAGTATTTCAACGCCACCGAAACTAATATGAATACTGAAGAAACACCAGCAGAAAAACCTGCGAAGGCTCCTGCCAGAAAGGCTGCTCCAAAGAAAACTGCAGCTAGACCGAAAGCAGAAACAAAGGCTCCGACAGAAGAAAGGCCCCAAGCCGAGGAAAAAACAGAAATAGAAAAAATTTCTGAAGATCCAAAACCGGAAGAAATAAAAGCTGAACCGTTAACAACAGAGGAGACAGCAGCTTCACAAGCTAAGAAAAAAAGAAAAAGGGTATCAGCTCCCAATACAGGAAACACAGAAATTTCGCAAGAAAGAACAGAAGCTCCTAAAAACACAGAATCTCAAGAATCTGCTCCAGCAGAAGAAAAGCCAAGCAATCCTCAAGCTCAGGCCAGACCTCAAAAAGGACAACACAACAATCCGCACAACAACGGAAACCAGCATAGAAATCAAAACCCGAATCAAAACCAAAACCAAAACCCGAATCAGAATAAGCAGCAACAACAACAGCAGCATTCTGAAAGACAGGAAGAGCATCATGAACAGAAAAAAGAGTTCAGCTTTGACGGAATGGTAAGTATTGAAGGAGTTTTGGAAATTTTACCTGATAACTACGGATTTTTACGTTCATCAGATTTCAGCTATATCTCTTCACCGGATGATGTGTATGTTTCTACAGCTCAGATCAGAAATTTCGGTTTGAAAACCGGAGATACGGTAAGAGGAATTGTAAGACTTCCAAAAGAAGGCGAAAAATATTTTTCTTTATTAAAACCAATTGAAGTAAACGGACGTGATCTGGCTTTCATTAAAGATCGTGTTGCTTTTGAATATCTTACACCACTTTTCCCTGAAGAAAAATTCAATCTTGCAGGTAAAGAGGCTACAATTTCTACAAGAGTGGTCGATTTATTCGCACCGATTGGGAAAGGACAGAGAGCAATGATTGTTGCCCAGCCAAAAACGGGTAAAACAATGTTGCTGAAAGATATTGCTAATTCTATCGCAGCAAACCACCCTGAAGTTTATATGATGGTACTTTTGATCGACGAACGTCCGGAGGAAGTTACCGATATGGAAAGAAGTGTAAATGCCGAAGTAATCGCATCTACATTTGATGAAGCGGCAGATAAGCACGTAAAAGTTGCGAATCTTGTTTTAGCAAAAGCTCAAAGAATGGTGGAATGCGGACATGATGTTGTAATTTTATTAGACTCAATTACCAGATTGGCTAGAGCTTACAATACTGTAACTCCTGCATCCGGAAAGGTTTTATCGGGTGGTGTTGATGCTAATGCACTTCACAAGCCGAAAAGATTCTTCGGAGCGGCAAGAAAAATTGAAGGTGGCGGATCTTTAACGATTATCGCTACGGCTCTTATTGATACAGGTTCTAAAATGGATGAAGTGATCTTTGAAGAATTCAAAGGTACCGGAAACATGGAACTTCAGTTAGATAGAAAAATTGCCAACAGAAGAATTTATCCTGCTATTGATTTGGTGTCTTCAAGCACAAGAAGAGACGATTTATTGCTAGATGAGGTTACTTCCCAGAGAATGTGGATCTTCAGAAAATATCTTTCTGAAATGAATCCTGTAGAAGCCATGGAATTTGTAAATAAAAACATCAGAGGAACTTTAAACAACGAAGAATTCCTGATGTCTATGAATAAATAA
- a CDS encoding phosphatidylserine decarboxylase family protein — MKLHRESKGTITVATILFIILGALAIYFLEMWSLMIILPLLVIYSLIFWFFRVPDRDIQEHRENVVAPVDGKVVMIKEVEEDEFIKGKAIQVSIFMSPLNVHICRYPVSGKVIYKKYHPGKYLVAWHEKSSTENERTTVAVESLTNHKVVFRQIAGYVARRIVFYCNEGDEAKAGHEFGFIKFGSRMDVFLPLDTEIICKIGDITKGGIDVIARMKD; from the coding sequence ATGAAATTACACAGAGAATCAAAAGGAACAATTACCGTAGCAACAATACTTTTCATCATATTGGGTGCTTTGGCTATTTATTTTCTTGAAATGTGGTCGTTGATGATCATTTTGCCTTTATTGGTAATTTACAGTTTGATATTTTGGTTCTTCAGGGTTCCGGACCGCGATATCCAGGAGCACAGAGAAAATGTAGTAGCTCCGGTAGACGGAAAAGTGGTGATGATAAAAGAAGTTGAAGAAGACGAATTCATCAAAGGAAAAGCGATTCAGGTTTCTATTTTCATGTCTCCGTTGAATGTCCACATCTGTAGATATCCGGTTTCAGGGAAAGTGATTTATAAAAAATATCACCCGGGAAAATATCTTGTGGCATGGCATGAGAAATCTTCTACAGAAAATGAAAGAACAACCGTTGCTGTAGAAAGTTTAACGAATCATAAAGTGGTTTTCAGACAGATTGCTGGATATGTTGCTAGAAGAATTGTTTTCTATTGTAATGAAGGCGATGAGGCAAAAGCAGGACATGAGTTCGGATTTATTAAATTCGGGTCGAGAATGGATGTTTTCCTGCCTTTGGATACGGAGATTATCTGTAAGATCGGAGATATTACAAAAGGGGGTATCGATGTGATTGCAAGAATGAAGGATTAA
- a CDS encoding phosphatidate cytidylyltransferase, which translates to MDKNLIQRTISGIVYVAVIILCTTPLGAKLINSISPDLVKQEYLYYGLITLLLGVGSWECFKIMKFGNGYERWVVFPLVIFIFYIFSKRYFHFDFFFDFRISEILALLLIVIAVVTLFKYPNELYFDSGKLIFTVIYVALPFSFALGLPKFSRFDDTFSLEVLFLFILIWSSDTFAYLTGKFFGKHKMAPKISPKKTWEGYIGGVVLTLVLSYFVEHYHPDLRGNWMVVGFLVAAFAPVGDLVESQLKRNFGVKDSGNIIPGHGGVLDRLDSFLICVPVVYLYFILEKFI; encoded by the coding sequence TTGGACAAAAATCTCATTCAAAGAACCATTTCAGGAATTGTATATGTTGCAGTCATCATTCTTTGTACAACTCCGCTTGGAGCGAAACTGATCAATAGTATTTCGCCGGATCTCGTAAAACAGGAATATCTATATTACGGTTTGATCACGCTTTTGTTGGGTGTCGGTTCTTGGGAATGTTTTAAAATAATGAAATTTGGGAACGGCTACGAAAGGTGGGTTGTTTTTCCGTTGGTCATTTTTATCTTTTATATTTTTTCGAAGAGATATTTCCATTTTGATTTCTTTTTTGATTTTAGAATAAGTGAAATTCTGGCTCTGCTGTTAATTGTCATTGCCGTCGTCACTTTATTTAAATATCCCAACGAATTATACTTCGACAGCGGAAAACTGATTTTTACAGTTATTTATGTAGCTTTACCATTCAGTTTTGCATTAGGTTTGCCGAAGTTTTCAAGATTTGACGACACGTTTTCGTTAGAAGTTCTTTTCTTGTTTATTTTAATCTGGAGTAGCGATACTTTTGCTTATTTAACCGGGAAATTCTTCGGAAAACATAAAATGGCTCCCAAAATATCACCTAAAAAAACCTGGGAAGGATATATTGGTGGCGTAGTTCTTACATTAGTTTTATCCTATTTTGTTGAACATTATCATCCGGATCTTCGAGGAAACTGGATGGTTGTAGGATTTTTAGTGGCTGCATTTGCTCCCGTGGGAGATTTGGTGGAGAGCCAATTAAAAAGAAATTTCGGGGTGAAAGACAGCGGAAACATCATTCCGGGGCATGGCGGAGTATTAGATAGGCTTGATAGTTTTTTAATCTGCGTTCCTGTCGTATATTTGTACTTTATTTTAGAAAAATTTATTTAA